The genome window acggattataaggattttcttttaaaaactctcacatattacatagactaaacATTCATCTTCCtctactctaaaaccctagtacTAGACTTTCAAATGAGTGGTACAAGGAGCTCAAGTGGCTAGTTTatactctctcatagccctacctctttatttataaactaaaaaaattgatcttTAAGTTTCATAGCTTGTTATCAAAATAttcatctcttgtagtacactcatacctaccatcgaagatattttagtctatttcttGCTCCATCCATCAAACAGTCGCGACGTTTTCACGACTTAACTTTGTCTTGACACAAGTTTCATGATGATGCAACATACTCCTTCAATCCTTCCACGATTTTGATACTCAACCGTGAAACTctctgcacacttctcaaagcgtgactcaccacttggttacaccttaagcaagcgctctgatatcGATACGTGTACCCCGTCTTGTAATCCTGATcgctagcaagtctctcccgctccctaTCCCTCGGACTGTCTTATCACTTATACCGACATCTCTTTCGTTTGATTTTATCAACATGTCATTTCATCATACatttcatattttgcttgacaTTCACGTGAAtaactaggatcactcttgactcaaCCTGACCTCATTGATCGTCCGGCTCCAAGCATCTGCTTAGGCCCGATCATCCGCCGGTGACCGTTAAGTTGCATATGTCACCTGTACACCATAAGACAGCAAACACATTTATCCAACTTCAGttaattcataatcaaaatgctcaaaccaagctcaagcaattcAAAACCCAATAAACTAAATTGACAATTTTATCAATCATTAATCATATATAAATTAAGACATATTTGAACTTAGTTTCTCAAACTCTGAGTCCCTAAGGAATTCCTAATGGAATTATACTGTTTCCTGTGATCgaattttcagaaaaaatcATGCGTCCCAAATTGAACCTGATTTTTTAGAGTTAGCAAGTTATTTGTTCTAGATAGATCTGAAGAACAGAAAGTCTGAACCTACGTGCGTGCGTGtgtttttaagaaaataaatcACACGTggtttgaaatacaataaactCGTATACTACATATGAGTACGTTATGAGTTAGGTGTAGTTCATCCACTTATTCTAAAGAACAAGATAATGACAataggtgggggggggggggagaagatGATGGTATTGGAAATGGACACATTCCGAACATTGCCAGTTGTTTTTACTCTTAATTATCATGGAAATTTTGACAGCTTTCTCCAAATTGCATGCACATCAGCTGTAACTTTGCTTACCTCAACTGATCAAATTAATCGTACCCAATACAATACGCAGAATACGCGGCGTCGATGCCATGGTCAACACGGTTGAAGATCGCCATTGGTGCTGCCAAAGGGTTGGCCTTCCTCCATGAAGCCGAGAAGCCGGTCATCTATCGGGACttcaagacctccaacatcttgCTGGACTCGGTGCGTAACGACGCTATCCACCTACCTTCCTCTCTCACTAGAAACATCAGACTTCTGAGTCGTGGTTGGGTTTGGTTTGATCGAGTGGAAGTGTCCGTCAGAAACTAGCGATCGATGGGGTTGGTTGCATAAATGCAAGTCGCAGCAAGTAAACTACTGCTGAAATTGTCAGGCCGCCAAACCAAAATGCCAACTGCGGAACAGCAAAGTCTTGACCACCGCTGGCTTCGATCACCCCAGGGAAATAGAGTCAACCATTGCGGCGCTCCCGGCCGTATGGACATGGCATCCCTCCGTGAAAAGGAGACTTCTTTTTTCTAGTGGAGAAAAATATAATGTGCAAACGCATTATTAGCAATGGACTTGATGATTTTCAACCATatgttttcttctcttttctcgtGTGACGGCTGTGAGCcaacaactttttttttggaCCACCAGCTAAATCGACAATTTCTTCAACCTCTAATGTGCTCACTCCCCCGTATTGCCTGCTTGCCTTCATCTTGCTTGTGACCCTGCCGTGCTAACCATTCTATTTTAAGCTCTTCACTTTGATACCGACCCACCAACTAGTTGTCCGTCATGTGACCTGTAATCGGCGGCACCCTTGTCGCTCCGTCTCGACGCCTGCCTCCTCTGCTAGGCAGGCATGCCGTCTGCCGACCTTCCTCTAAGATTGTAGGACACAAATCCTCACTGAAAAAAAGTTCATCGACAGAAGCCTAGTGAAAGGATTGAATAgtctaagaggggggtgaattaggtaATTTAAAATTTCTACCATAATCTAAGAACAAATAGCAACATTAGCCTGGAAGAAAGGAAATGTGACTACACAGTCAATCTAGGAGAAGACAACAAAATAAGTAAGTAAATACATTAAGAAAATGCggaattgaaagcttgcaagaaagtaGATGCTCAAATACCATTGCAaaatagtaaagagatggacaagagaacaccaaaTTTTTTCTCTCGatgtatcgaagagttggcactccccctagtccacgttggagcatctaccaaggatatcgctccccctcgagtcaccaagactaaGTGCTCTCTCATGATTGACACTTCTCTATcttcggattggcgggtatcaaaccaagtacatagctcATTCCGGAGCtctcacaagaactccaagagctcatcgaGACATCTCCAATCATCAAAGACCGACTAGGTGTTGCCAAACATAAAGAGTAATAAGCCAATAGTTTCACTTGATCAAGATCGAGcttagactacagctagatgcatacttgctactctccaagcactaataatgtccttaatcttcaattagagacttaaaaatcaactcaagtgatctctcttgcttcttgatgatacacacagtgtatgaactcctctagaTCGCAAGAGAGCCAAATGAAATCAAGtcgaggggtatttataggctagagatccaaattttaGCCGTTGACTAATcacccactttttctgttaacatcggatgatccagtgagtaTCTCTTACTCGcaccgaacaatccggtgagtacaaatttCAATCCTCACTGTGTTAGTTGTCATTAGTCGTTACTGCTgagaaatagtctggtgttatCATCTAGTGAGCATACACTTAGCATTGGACTATCTTATGAGTACAACATAGCAAAACTGTCATTTTGCAACCTTCTCTTGAAAATATGCTCCAAGGATAATTCAGTGCTCTCTAAGCCTATAGCCAGATAATtcagtgctttgatcttcaTTTTTGCTTGAGCACGGAATTGCTTCGGCGTCAGTTTTAACaccacaccggaccatctgatgaagCTAACTTTCTAGACACTAGATATTCCGATGAATTTATTTTTCCTGAACACAAGACAGAAAATCTAACTCCAACTTAGATTACCCATAAATAAAATCACGCACAAACAAATTCATATCAACCAAGTTCAACTCAAACCTAACGTTATTAATAACTTATCACAATCAAATTAAGACACATCTTAACTTGTTTCTCAAAATCTCACACGATTTCAGACATTTGAAGATTAGGAAGTGTATATTAGCAATGATAAATTAAAAGGATCAGTCGCTTTAATTCTGTGCTGTTAATTAACGAAGCTGTTGAGGGTTCACTGCTCTGGGCGAGACCGCGAGGCAGGCAGGCAGCTGACGTTTTTGCTTGCATTTGCTACAGTGTTCTCACTCATCGCCGTCCCTTGTGGAGTGTTGTGTAGGATTACAAGGCCAAGTTGTCAGATTTCGGGCTAGCCAAGGACGGGCCAGAGGAAGACGAGACGCACGTCTCGACGCGAGTCATGGGCACGCAGGGCTACGCCGCACCGGAGTACATCATGACTGGCACGTACAGCACAAATCATCAACAGCTTTATTTATACGCGTGCACAGAAAAATTGCGTGATTACCCTGCCTGAATATTGCGTTTCAATTCCAGGCCACTTGACGGCGAAGAGCGACGTGTACGGCTTCGGCGTGgtgctgctggagctgctgacgGGGCGCAAGTCGGTGGACAAGACCCGGCCGCCGCGGGAGCAGAACCTGGTGGAGTGGGCGCGGCCGTACCTGACGGACGCGCGCAGGCTGGACCGCGTCATGGACCCAAACCTGGCGGGGCAGTACTCGAGCCGGGCCGCGCGCGAGGCCGCGGCGGTGGCGCACCAGTGCGTCAGCCTCAACCCCAAGTCCCGCCCGCACATGTCCGCCGTCGTCGAGGCGCTGGAGCCGCTCCTGGCGCTCGACGACGGCATCGTCGGGCCCTTCGTCTACGTCGTGCCGCccgacgacggcgacgaagGCAAGGGAGGCTCCGGCAGAAGAGGCCGGAGGAGGTCTGAAGGCGCGGCGgagccggccgccgccgtgcgGCCGGAGTGATGTACCTGTGACACGTTTGCTTGGTGCTAACGACTGGGCT of Phragmites australis chromosome 3, lpPhrAust1.1, whole genome shotgun sequence contains these proteins:
- the LOC133911727 gene encoding serine/threonine-protein kinase RIPK-like isoform X2 → MARPAWSSLFGCFSSHGGRGRKKKGGGKKKKVAAAAGSGSGKPRSLQSRMSFSELSGMVSPEDLSLSLAGSNMHVFTIAELRAVTRDFSMTNFIGEGGFGPVYKGYVDEKVKPGLCAQPVAVKLLDLEGGQGHNEWLTEVIFLGQLRHPHLVKLIGYCYEDEHRLLVYEFMTRGSLEKHLFKKYAASMPWSTRLKIAIGAAKGLAFLHEAEKPVIYRDFKTSNILLDSDYKAKLSDFGLAKDGPEEDETHVSTRVMGTQGYAAPEYIMTGTPLDGEERRVRLRRGAAGAADGAQVGGQDPAAAGAEPGGVGAAVPDGRAQAGPRHGPKPGGAVLEPGRARGRGGGAPVRQPQPQVPPAHVRRRRGAGAAPGARRRHRRALRLRRAARRRRRRQGRLRQKRPEEV
- the LOC133911727 gene encoding serine/threonine-protein kinase RIPK-like isoform X1, whose translation is MARPAWSSLFGCFSSHGGRGRKKKGGGKKKKVAAAAGSGSGKPRSLQSRMSFSELSGMVSPEDLSLSLAGSNMHVFTIAELRAVTRDFSMTNFIGEGGFGPVYKGYVDEKVKPGLCAQPVAVKLLDLEGGQGHNEWLTEVIFLGQLRHPHLVKLIGYCYEDEHRLLVYEFMTRGSLEKHLFKKYAASMPWSTRLKIAIGAAKGLAFLHEAEKPVIYRDFKTSNILLDSDYKAKLSDFGLAKDGPEEDETHVSTRVMGTQGYAAPEYIMTGHLTAKSDVYGFGVVLLELLTGRKSVDKTRPPREQNLVEWARPYLTDARRLDRVMDPNLAGQYSSRAAREAAAVAHQCVSLNPKSRPHMSAVVEALEPLLALDDGIVGPFVYVVPPDDGDEGKGGSGRRGRRRSEGAAEPAAAVRPE